A genomic segment from Marmota flaviventris isolate mMarFla1 chromosome 7, mMarFla1.hap1, whole genome shotgun sequence encodes:
- the Gimd1 gene encoding GTPase IMAP family member GIMD1 has translation MTDSNKMIINLALFGRTQSGKSSAGNILLGSTDFHSRFAPCSVTTDCSLGRSCHLHSFMRREGQEITLQVQVLDTPGYPHSKLSMSHVKQEVKKALAHHFGQEGLHLALLILRADMPFYGQEESYPIQLIQELLGDTWKNYTAILFTHAEKIEDAGFSENEYLHDASDTLLTLLSSIKQRYVFLYKKENLFNEQRRKILERIVEFIKENHYQVLTFK, from the exons ATGACAGACAGCAACAAGATGATTATCAACTTGGCACTCTTTGGCAGGACTCAGAGTGGGAAAAGTTCTGCTGGGAACATTCTACTGGGAAGTACTGACTTCCACAGCCGATTTGCTCCATGTTCTGTAACCACAGATTGCAGCTTGGGCCGCAGTTGTCACCTCCACAGCTTCATGCGTCGAGAGGGGCAAGAGATAACCCTGCAGGTCCAGGTGTTGGACACTCCAGGTTATCCACACAGCAAGCTGAGCATGAGTCACGTGAAACAAGAAGTCAAGAAGGCACTGGCGCATCACTTTGGGCAAGAGGGTCTCCACCTTGCATTGCTGATCCTTAGAGCAGACATGCCTTTCTATGGACAAGAAGAATCTTACCCAATCCAATTGATCCAG gaACTTCTGGGAGATACTTGGAAGAATTACACTGCTATTCTTTTCACTCATGCAGAAAAAATAGAAGATGCTGGTTTCAGTGAAAATGAGTATTTACATGACGCCTCTGATACGCTCTTAACCCTATTAAGTTCTATTAAGCAGAGATATGTTTTcctgtataaaaaagaaaacttatttaatgaacaaagaaggaaaatcttAGAAAGAATTGtggaatttataaaagaaaaccatTATCAAGTTCttacctttaaataa